CGCACGATCCGTGCCCACAGGCGGCGGGCGGCGCGCATCTTGGCGATCTCCTCGAAGAAGTCGTTGTGCGAGTTGAAGAAGAAGGAGAGTCGGGGGGCGAACTCGTCGACGTCGAGACCCGCCTCGACGCCGGCCTCGATGTAGCCGATCCCGTCGGCGAGGGTGAAGGCCAGCTCCTGCGCCGCCGTCGATCCCGCCTCGCGGATGTGGTAGCCGGAGATCGAGATCGTGTTCCATCGCGGCACGTTCCGGGCGCAGAACGCCATCAGGTCCGTGATGATCCTCAAGCTCGGCTTCGGCGGATAGATCCACTCCTTCTGGGCGATGTACTCCTTCAGGATGTCGTTTTGGAGCGTTCCCGTGAGTCGCTCGAACGGGACCCCCTGCTGCTCCGCGACCGCCAGATACATCGCGAAGAGGACCGCGGCGGGGGCGTTGATGGTCATCGACGTGGAAACCCGCTCCAGCGGGATTCCCTCGAAGAGCGCCTCCATGTCCCTCAGCGTGTCGACCGCGACGCCCTCCTTTCCCACCTCGCCGTGGGACATCCCGTCGTCGCTGTCCCTTCCCATCAGGGTCGGGAGATCGAAGGCGACGGACAGTCCCGTCTGGCCGTGCTCCAGGAGGTACTTGAATCGCCGATTGGTCTGCTCCGCCGAGCCGAAGCCGGCGAACTGCCGCATGGTCCACAGACGGCCGCGGTACATCGTGGGGTGGATCCCGCGGGTGAACGGATACTCGCCGGGGTAGCCCAGGTGCTCCTCGGGCCTCCAGCCCGGGGTGAGATCCTCGGGGCCGTAGAGCCGCTCGATGGGCATCCCGGAGACCGTGGTGAACTCGGCGTCCCGCTCTCCGGGACCGTCCAGCGCCGGCCGAAGCGTCCGTCGCTCCCACGCCTCGCGGCTCGTGCCGGGACGAGGCCCGGGGTTTCCGCTCGCCTTGTCGCCGCTCGATTCATTCATCGGAGGAGATTCTCCACCGCGGCCTGCCGGCGCGGCGCGGGCGTCCCGCGGAGAAACGCACGGCGCCGAGGCCGCCGGGCCGGGACGTGCCCGGCACGCGGGCAAGCACACCACCCCGAGGTCGCGCGAAATCAAAAGCTACCAGGGA
The genomic region above belongs to Terriglobia bacterium and contains:
- a CDS encoding methylmalonyl-CoA mutase family protein; translated protein: MNESSGDKASGNPGPRPGTSREAWERRTLRPALDGPGERDAEFTTVSGMPIERLYGPEDLTPGWRPEEHLGYPGEYPFTRGIHPTMYRGRLWTMRQFAGFGSAEQTNRRFKYLLEHGQTGLSVAFDLPTLMGRDSDDGMSHGEVGKEGVAVDTLRDMEALFEGIPLERVSTSMTINAPAAVLFAMYLAVAEQQGVPFERLTGTLQNDILKEYIAQKEWIYPPKPSLRIITDLMAFCARNVPRWNTISISGYHIREAGSTAAQELAFTLADGIGYIEAGVEAGLDVDEFAPRLSFFFNSHNDFFEEIAKMRAARRLWARIVRERFGAKSPRSWVCRFHTQTAGCSLTAQQPYNNVVRVTVQALAAILGGTQSLHTNSLDETLALPSEESVTLALRTQQILAEESGVTNTVDPLGGSYFVEALTDRMEREAAAYIDRIDTLGGIVAAIEAGFPQKEIADASYRYQREVDDRVKTVVGVNKHTMRPTALPETLKIGEEVEGEQLARLRGVKGTRDAGVVADALDALARAATGGENLLPGMLRAVRVYATVGEICDSLVPAFGRYREVPVL